ATCCTTAATCTTGGTTTACTCGCCGGTGTCGAGTTCTTTTTCAATGGGGGAGAATGATGCAGAATGcatattattagttttcctaattctacttggattagttttcctatctcttattagttaatttgttttcctaattcttaaagattccttcttgttaaaaggatctcttattagttaatttgctttcctatttcttaaagtttacttttccttttcctagtttaaaaaagggttttgcctctataaatagagttgtTTGTAATCTTTTAAGGCAGACTTGATTAATGATAAATTTCCTTACTTTAAACTCTCGGATTCCTTCCCTTTCCCTTCGTCTCTTCGATCTCTAATTCTTCTCCTCGATCCcttatttcttctctgttctatTGCTCAAGCGTTTACTCTAAACTTGCGGGCTGTTTACTCTAAACCTACGGGCTGTTCTACATCACTTTCATTATCCAACTCAACAAGACAGATTTGCACCAAATTGTTGAGTAGTTCATGGCACTCATTATGTTCTTCAtgcaattaaaaattaaaaaataataattttattaatttggttCTTTTCCTGAGAACAATAATAACCGACCAAGAATACAAAATCTGATTGCTAATAGATTCAAGAGCTTATTAGCAGGGAAATCAAGAACCATGCATCAGAATGTCCATAACCACCCTGTCACTATAGCAAGTAGCAACTATGAGCATGGACAAATATCACCATCAGGCAACTGCACCAGCTCCATTTACCAAATGATACACTCAGTTAACGTTTCACTGGTGGAACCAGCATCATAACCACCATTAACCCTATACTACCAAATCATGCACAACTGCTACAGTCTATTTTCAACAATTCCTTAACCAATACCTCTGTATTGCACACAAGCATTCGAGTACGCCTCTAGAAGCTAAGAGTTGCTATTAAAACTCTCCTGATAGTCTCTTTCTGAACATtgacatgagagagagagagagagagagagagagagagagagagagagagtacacATAGACCTAAATTtcagttaagaaattgaactcACCCTGATGATTTCTTAACAATGACATCCGTAAGAATACACTCTGATCCCATACCTAGTGCGAAGTAGTTTCAGTTAACTATTTCCACTAGCATATGATCATGTGGTTGAGCTACTCATGGCATATGCTATTTCTACACAATCTTTTTCCCAAGTATAATTATTTCATCCATATAAGAATCAAAGAACAAACATTGATTTAATATCATGCCAAATTTTACTACATTTGCATGAAATGCTTAAGATTAATATCTTGTTACTCGTTAAATTAGTTCTCCCACCATTTTCAGGAGCTAATCTACCTTACTTCCaggaaaaatttcaaaatccaaaCCTCAGGGAAGAAGGAATACCATTTCCACTCATAGAATGAGCAGCATCTCCTGAACTTGATATGAAGATTCCCTGAACAAAGTAAAAATAGAAACTTTAGGAGAGATGCAATCGATGCACACCTAACAGAGGTCATTTACTGGGAATTCTAGGGGCTCTAAACACATTTGGTGTTATGACAGTAAAGAAGTTAATTGATTTGACCTGTTGTCTGGCTCGCTGGAGCTCTTGCTCTAGTTGAGTGAGCTTCAAACGACTACTCTCCAGCTGCTGAACATAAGCCTACAGTAAAACAAGCACAGATTCAACTCATTAAAGACTTGCAAAAACTAGGCACTTATCATAGGGGCTCAATGACCGGAGATAAACACGAAGATCTATTCTTTTCctccatttttttaataaatgaaagcACACTGCTCCGAAGAGAggatacaataataaaaaaattcagacaAGGCATATAAAACAGGAGACAGTGATCGCAGCTTCAACTCTCTTATACAATAAAATAGTATGAACCAAACACCAGCCATGCACTCATCAAACCTTAACTACCTATGACACCTATTTTGTAGTTCCTCTGAATGGTTATGGGGCAATATTGCTAATCTAACATCAGAGCTTAAACCACACTACGATTGATTGGTAGGGGCTGCAACCAAGTACAGATCTCGGACTTGATGGTTCCGAGGCCAAAGCTAGAAACCCATCTTAAGAAAAGCTAAGAATTGAAACATATCAAATTGCATAAGCTCCAAAACATGAGAACTCACATGCAGCCTCTGTTAAAGCCCCAGATGGAGACCAGCCATGACGGGTCCACAAGTCAGGCCCAAACAGACAAGATCTGTCCATGTCTGCCACCCAACGAATCAAGGCTAATTGGCAGACCAGCAAGGAGGCATGACATCCCAACAAGAGAAGGAACTTAATTCCCTTGGAGCAAGAAACCCGCAAACTAAAATTCCCCTAAGAATATGAGCTCTTCTCCTGGGGCATATAATGGGCAGCCCttaagaaatatatatttacttaAATCAAAAGATAGGAACTAGCTATAAGAGACAGACTCAAGCTATATGCAGTCCACTTCTGGGTGTATCAAACTGAAAGTGCTCCTACTTACAAAGGACATTTTGGCATTCATAAGGCAAGAAAGAAACTAACTTAAGAAAATATCAAGGTGAAAAGAGAGTTAGGAATGCTACACCACCCAAACGGgaaattttaatcaattagCAAGCCTTATAATTTATGTCAACTGTAATATGTGCACAATGATATGCTTTGAgccaatcaaatcaatttgAAAGGTCACTTCATAGATTGAAGTGATGATGCGGATCTCCCCACTCAGGTCAGGAAGGGATGATTGCTGGGTTTGGTCCTTCCTTAGCGGAGGaggttttcttttgggtaaCTTGTTTGGGTTTCCTTAGCACAAGGGGTGTATCCTATTGGATAGGGCTCGGGCTTAGTATTAAATCTTGAGTGTTTTTCGCTTGTACTTCATATATAATGAAGGTGAAAACTCTCCGTGGACATAGCTGTATTTTGACAACGACATTAATTCTTCGTGTGCTTTGTTTTATTCTCTCTTTGTCATCTTGCcgctttatttttattttcttaccaTCAGTTTAATTGTCGTGACGAGGTGATTCAATTCGCAAAAATTAGTGCAAAGCTACACCCTTATCCTAAAATATCTAATATTGATAAACAGAAGTCCATATATGCAAGGCCCCATGGAAGCTAGCTTTTACATACCAAGTAACTTCCAGAAAACCGTATCTTAATTCTCGACCAACAATCACATCCAATGCATGTGAGACTAACTAGTTCAACAAGTATGTTGCAAATGAAGAATGGGTAACCAATCATATGAGAAAGATGAAATCGACAATCTCAATAACTGCTcatgatgaaaaaaaattgaagttttaCCTTTTGCTAAAATTTTAGGAAATTATTCCACAGAAGGAAACCAACAAAAACAGCCAATAAGATAGGAATATCCACATGGACCTTTCCTTCACCGCCAGCTGATTATGATCATTTACTAAAATATTAGGACCACGAACAGGTTGATAGACTTATGGGATTACAGCTGACTCATGCTATTGAGTAAACCTAacatcttttttattattcctcAGACAAATAAAGATATAAATCTTCTAAATAAGTTAATAAATTGACTGTCCATCAGAATTATATCCTAAATATCCCATTGCCACTAAGATCAGGCCCATGTTTTTTAGCAGTACTCACTGTCCTAGGAATAACAAAGTAAATCTAAATAGACATCAAGAAGTCAAATTACAGCAGACATATAACTGAACAAATGAGACAATGAATCAAAAGAAAGTACGAAGAAGGCCTTACTTTCTTCCTCAGTCGACTTTTTCTTGCAGCCTCACGATTTTGAGCAAGCCTACGAAGAGTCTGCAAAACACAATCGAACAAATGAGCATCTTAGCCTGCTAGATTCGACTCACATATGGCaactttgtaattgaatttctatacATCACCTTCTGATCTTTTGGATCTTTTGATTTGTCACTGGAATCAGAACCCGCAGGACCAATGGCGTATTGCACTACGTCAAACTGCACACACAGAGTGATCAAAATGTCAGATGGGCAACAAATATTAGTTAACATCCACAGAAAATGTCCCACTCAGAACAAGTGGCGAATGGTTATTGAACTCAAGCATAACAAACAACGCTCAATAAAAAAGAGTGGGTTAGAGTTGAGCAAACACAGAGCaggttagagagagagagagagagaggaggtgaAAGAAAGATTACCCTTTGATTCTTATCATCTGTATCCACATCTGTAGAAATATCAGTCCTGGGACTGCCATCAGCCATGGTGGACTCTTCCCAGTTCTCAATATCACTACTTGGTACAGAACCAGTTAGAAAGGTTGACCTTTTTAGTGACTGCAAACCTCTGACGGCGGATGAGAAGAACTGTTTTGATTGGCCAAATCAGCagaaatgaagaaacaaaacgaaaaaagaaaaactacccacagaaaacaaagaaatcaaatttgaaaagCTACTCCCATAAAcgaaaaaacccaaaatggaAACTTCATCACTTGAAAGGAAAtccaaggagaaaaagaaaagaaacaaactttGAGATGTTAGCACAAGTTCTTGTGTCCTGTGGAGGCgatcagaagaagaagcagctgCTTCGCGACCACTTTACTCTCTTCCTGTTGTGTTTGTTGAATTCAACACAGTAGTATCTGCATCAACACATGTCCTAAAAACTTTGACTCAGGAATCGGGAGGAGACAGGAGGGCTCTCCACCCACTTTCCACTTAAGCACAAAATTTGGTCTTTCCCAGagagacaaaaaagaaatataaatttttaccATAATAATTCGTAAATTATTATGacacaaagaaaatataaaataaaataaagtctTGGGGCTGCTTTTAGGATTAGCAAGGGGGAACCCTTATTTGCTACTTGATTGATGGTGCCAGTATCTTGCCAGAAATACTGGTGAAGTTCTTCTGAAccgaaaaaaattgaaaacggttggataaaaaaaagaaaaaaaaagaggtgtatttaaaatttaaaattagtaAAGGTAAACATTTACAATTTAGACAATTTTACAACTTTGGCAAATAGTCCACCTGACCTGAATCAAGCCGCTTTCCATCATGATGTCCATGACAATTGTTGAAAGGCAATTATTGCTAACTAATGGCTTGTGATAATCAATTATGAGAAGGTTTGgcgaaaataaataaataaataaaatttccaCTGTGCAAAGCACCtgctattttttctttggataaacataaataaataaaaagaactcGTTAAGTGCACGCATCACTGCTTGTCTTAGAACGCTTTATTCTTATTgatctaattaaattttattttatatataaaaaaattactaccatgaaacaaaatttcaacttggaATCACTCAAGGTTACAAATAAATGATCGCAGCCgtttaattttaaggttcTTTCTCACATATTACTCAAGGCTGCTACTCTAATTGTTATGGGAGGTTTTCTATAGTAAAGACATCCTATTCTGGgctataaataaatgattgcAACCGTTTTATTTTTAGGTTATTTCTCACAGATTATCCATGCAAAAATCAGCTacatcagaaaaaaaaatttgtttttttgttttttgttaattaatgaaaattgtTTAACCATTTAATTATctacattttgatttaaatttaatataacaAACTACTTTTGTGTACATTTTAGATGACCAAACAACTTCCAACctgaataattttttataagaatGATTGCTTAAAATATAGACAGTTCCAATCCTTACATTGTTGGTTAGCCTAGAAAAGATGTgtgcaccttttttttttatacaataatGACATCATTAACATGTACAACTTACGTATTGAAATTTAAACCCTATTTACTATTAATAATTAAGACATTGACAAAATGACACttcatttaatatttaaatgtgatatctttttattttttacaaacgATATTCTATTTTAAACTAATCTAAATTACGGGAATGGGAATTCGAACTCTAGTGTGGGGAGCACATCCGCTTCAGCCAACTTGATTAAGCCTATGTCTGTAAATTTGATATCATTAACATCACTAATTCTTGTATGTATAAATGTATGGTTGATGTATATACATCTTACCCaagtaaaaattatattataaaacaGTTTCCCCCAACATGTTTTATAgacaaattcttttttttcttaaaaggtTTTATACACAAATGTACCATTTTTCTGAATCACCTTCTACCAACAAAGTTATAATTacacaaaaaaggaaagataTTTTTGAAGCACCTCATATCAAAATCACCTTACAAAGTGGCATTTAACTATCATTGTGGataatcttttatttatttataccaCAAAAATATTTGAACCAAACCCACTTGGATTTCGGTGATGATGATGGAAAAAGTTACGAGAGAGCCGAGAAGAGATGTGCTGCATTTGAATTATTGTAATCTCTAGACGTCTCcttctgtaaaaaaaaacaattagaaaTCGTCCACTTTCCTAGGACAATTCATTTTATTAACTGCCTTTTCTAATGTTCAGTGCTTtgacatgaattttttttaattattttctcctcttttatttatttgctttGCTGAAAATTGTGTCAGCATCAATACTGCCAAACTCGTTTACAACTCAGAGTCAGTTGAGGAGTTAAAATCCTCTGTATCTAGTCTCCACTAGCCACTCCCACGCTCTCTGACTCTCCTCTTTCCCCGAAGGAGGACCGTTCGGTGGCATTTTTAAAGGgtcgttttcatttttttagcCCAAAAATGAGTGAAAATGAGGGGGTTTCAAGAATTCTATAATAAGGGTGTTATCTTAAGACTCTTTGAGCATTTCCAGCAGGAGGGGTTAGTCCGAACAAGAGGCTCCTAGGCCCCCAATCCCATTTAGAGCGGCTGATATCACGCTGACATCATTATGATGTCAGCAATCagtttaaaattcaaaaaaaaattaaaaggaaaaaaaaaccaaatttttctgaatttttttttctctataaatacctagccatattcttcacttctcATACCAAAACTCCATACCGATTGCTCTCTTCATATCTCCTGTGAATAGTAGTTGCTCTTTGGTTGCTATGACAATGGGTCAAAATACatcaaaaaaaattgctaaGACAATCACCATTCACATGAGCTGTAACTACCCTTGCCTCCCCTTGTcttttgccatggcaaatgggTAGAAGTGCTTTAGATGTGGCCCTATTTCTTAATCATTGGATTAAATTGGTTAGTCGTTAAATCAAATTAGTTAGTTTGATCCAACGGTAAAGAGATAATACCTCATCTAAAGGCCTTAGATAAGGTCCTCACTATAGAACAACTCGTATTGACCCATGCTAGAGTATCAGAACAAGAGAATATGCGGAACCAGAAAACTGTGAACTCATTAACGATGACTGcataaatttctaaatttcaaTCCCCAGAATGATGGTCACCCAACATTTAACAAGTTTGGCCTGGAGAAAATGGCGAAAACTTCTCAATCCCAACACATAAGAGGCATGCAGATAAGATTATAAACTAAAGGGAAGCCATACACAAGACCCTCACAgcatccaaaaataaatagcaGAACAATAAGCTACACAGCTCAACCAGTGACATTACTGCACctagtttcttgttttttcatAACATTAATTACTtcataaaaatcaaaaattcaGTTATGACCCGGTGACCTTAACAATCTACATCCAACAGAGAGATACAAAAAACATTGtcaagtacacctttatttagGAAGCCCCAAAAGCAAAGTCTCATGTGAGCACATCCAGGGAGCAGcggaaattcaaaaataattgcTCTTATAAAAATCTTTGAGAAAACCAGAGGCCCCCTGATCCTTGGTGCCCAAATCCTGCACAAGCCCTTGGTGACCCACCACATACTGGCCAATGATGTGGTGTCGCTGCTTTGCATGCTCAGTGATGTTATTTAACTCTTCCATTGCCTTGAAGAGAAGCATATCGATGACCTGCAAATTAATACTATCCAGAAAATGAGAATTGTTTATAAGCCACAAATCAGAATAACATTTTAGCAAGCAGGTGCAGGTAATGCCTAAATTCCTGGTTATAGTTTCCACAATTCTGATTTTGTGCCAGCTAATATACAACCAACTCAATGTAGAAAATCTTCGCAATTTATTCAACTCAATAAATCTGGCATATTACTAAACAGGAATGAGACGTCAAAGTGCTTTACATGAATGATTAATTTCATTCCATTGTTTGACTCAATCAAGCTCCATGATCATATCAAGGACCTTTTAGCCTGAGCGTTTCCTAATATTACTTTCAGGCAGTATTAGAGATCCTAGAAGAGTTAAGAAAAATCTACCATAACTCCATAAACATATAGAGACAGAAACCATTTGAAGAATGCTACCGAAAAACATTATAATGTAAAATATGCACAAGAAGGATAGGTGACAAAAGATTTCTTAACATTGAATGATTTATTTTCACAAATTATTGGAACCTAATTACATATGCATACATAGTACACCCAATGTCTGGTCTTCACCCATGAATTCCTGCTGATATTAGCACAGATCAAATAAATTGGGGGCCAGTACCAAAGAGAAATTCAAACCTAGACATGTACTCGTGTGTGACACCAAAACAAGACCCTCAAAAGAACTCTACCAATCAAAGTTTTTAGTCATTCATTATTCccaagaattgaaaattaaagctGCCAGGGTGTGGGACAAAAACTAATAACACTAATACTCCTCTGTTTAGGATGTAAGACAACAGTAATTTAGACGCACAAAACTCCCATTGATGTGTGGCCTCCACTACCACTATAGAGGCCTAACAAGTGAAATTTAATACAAATTGCAATATTGCAATTGCAAAGATTCGAGCTTTAATCTCCTGCTATTATCGTTAAGAAATTTCAGTTAAACACAAGTACCAAAAAAGCTTCAGCTTCAATAACCATCATTGTATTGCATTCCCAAACAGCAACAAAAATGAGCCAAAAACAATGTGTTTGAGTGAAAATTTTCGGAAATTCTGATACAAAGTAGAATGCTGCATCTAAAATCACTCATTGTGGCCACGATCCCCGAATTTCAAACTAAATTCATTCAAAGACTTGGCACAAAATTGAAGAATGAATACAAGATTAGACAgctccatttcataaaattCCCAATTTGATTGCAAAATGAAGGTTTCTTGTAGGCAAATACGAAATTCCAGACATTTTACTTGGAATATAAAACGGCATCGTTTCGTATAGtttgaaggaggaggaggaggggggggaggagagagagagagaggacctTAGGGTTAGTGACGGAGGAGTTCTTGCGGATCTCGGAGGCGACGACGGAGCGGAGGTGAGAGGGAGCAACGACGTCGTCTAGGTTGTAGATTTCCATGATGGTGGGTATGGATCTGCAGGCGGCCCTGAAGAAGTCGAAGACTCGGTGCCTGGCTTCTTCCAGAGACACCGAGTTGGGCGGCACCTTCACGGCGCGTTGAATAAACGACATTTTTCCTCAACCCACTCACTGAGTTCTGTCTCGCACTACTCTCCTATTGGGGAAGGTTATCATGTGGTGAACACGAGCCGAACGGTGTCGTTTCAAACTTTCAgctgctttttgtttttatgtatttttcttttttctttttcgtttgGATCATTTTATTGGCACCCCAAAATTTGCTCTTTGAACCCCACATTCTCTTTATACCCGACTGAATTTtagtaaaatttaaaattactcACTACACctcatttttcttcctaaaTTGCCCTCATGAACCCCATTCCTTAACTTACCTATGTAAATCCCACCGaaattattatcttatttCAGTAGTAGTCCCTCGAATTTGTTTCCGTTTTTCAGTGGCTGTCCATCGAatgtattttcattttttagtgGTAGTTCATCGAatttgtttcagttttttagTGGTAGTCTACCGAATTTATTTCCGTTTTTCATGTTTCAGTGAATTCGTTTCCTGATTCAGTGATCATCTACCGAATTCGTTACTGAGTTTGTACTTAATATTGTTTGTTAAATATGAAGAGAACTCGCAGAGGTACTACTAAGGCTTCATCATCTCGACCTGATAGACAACATCCCACAACCTCAATAAGAAGACATAAAGCGACGCGGTTAACCCCTCAAGAAGACCAGCGACAACATGGTCCCCCAGACCACTTTGACAATACTACAAAGATTGAAGATGTAGCTGCTACTCATGATAGTAATGTTGACGCAAAGGTTGAAAAAGTAGCTATTACTCATGATAGTAATGTTGAGGTAGATATCGAGCCTACTGAGTCATCTCGAGTAGGTCCCATTGATCCATCTTTACTTACGAGTTTTAAAACTCACATAGTAGCTGCAATTTGAAATAACCAGGTAAGTCATTTTACTATAACAATAGAAAGCAGAATAAAAGTCTGGTTCATGATAATTaacctaaatatttttttttgtatttgactCGGAACGTGTCACGCCCCAACTTACAGATTCATGAAATCTTGAGTTAAGACGTGATTCACACCTTAATTATagaatttaataaaaactatAACTAAAATGTGAATAAacatttaaagaaataaaataaatatttcgcATAAAATATTTAGCAGAAACGACAACATCTaaaatcttaaaatttttacattattttacaaGTTAGAACTACTCAAGAGTTCACTAAAAGAGTAGATCATTATTCATCCACAAGCTATGTACACAATACGCTCTATAGATATGCCAAAATCATCACAAGCTCCAAATTTCAGGTTCAATACCTATATATCTCACAACAATGTACTAACCATTTAAAATATCATCAAACTGTAATACCATgcataaaatatgaaaagctGTTATTTACTATTTGTTAAAgttgtttagttttagttGAAATAAACCTTGTTATAAGGAAGTAGATAAGGTTTGAATTATTCTTTAGGAGGATCCCTTGACTTCAGGGATTGTTAGTCATGGGATTAGTCATGGGGTCATGCCTATTAGTCATGGGGTCGTGTTCCTTTGCTTTCTGTTTTGTAAAGGCTATTTAAAAGCCACTTTccattcaataaaatacgCATTCCCTCAATTAAAAGCTAGATATTGacaattggtatcagagctccaAATTGGGGCCTGAAGAGCAAAGAAAAGTAGCAACTCTTGCCGTAGCAAGTATCAATGTCGACTGAAGGAAGCAGCTTTGTTCAACCATCAATCCCACGCTTTGATGGTCATTATGATCATTGGAGCATGTTAATGGAGAATTTTTTGAGGTCTAAAGAATACTTGAGTCTCGTGGAGAATGGAATCACAACATATGCAGAAGGAACGGTGTTGACAGAAGCTCAACTCAAAAGTGTAGAGGATCAGAAGCTCAAAGACTTGAAGGCCAAGAATTACTTGTTTCAAGCTATTGATCGAGCTATTTTGGAGACAATTCTGAAGAAGGATACGGCAAAGGATATCTGGGATTCCTTGAAGAAAAAGTATCAAGGCACGGCTAGAGTCAAACGTGCACAACTGCAAGCTCTTCGCAAAGAGTTCGAGATGTTGCAAATGAAGAATGGAGAAACAGTCACTGAATATTTTGCTCGAACATTGACTGTTGCAAACAAAATGAGGATACATGGAGATAGAATGGAAGATGTCACCGTGATTGAGAAGATTCTCAGGTCTATGACACCTAAGTACAATTATGTTGTATGTTCAATTGAAGAGTCAAAGGATATTGATGCCCTTTCAATTGATGAACTGCAAAGTAGTCTGCTGGTACATGAACAAAGGATGACCGGTCATGAAATGGAAGAGCAAGCTTTAAAGGTTAGTCAAGAGACTTATTCAccaggaagaggaagaggtcgAGGCAGTTTCAGAGGTCGTGGAAGAGGGAGAGGTCGACAAGGTTCATTTGACAAATCAATCGTGGAGTGCTACCACTGTCATGAACTTGGacattttcaatatgaatGTCCTCAGAAGGAGAAGGAGTACAAGGCTAATGTGGCTGAGACTGAGGAAGAAATGTTCCTGATGGCATATGTTGAAGACGAAGGTGATCAAATGAGCAGCACCTGGTACTTGGACTCTGGATGCAGCAATCACATGAGTGGGAGTAAGAAGTTGTTTTCGAATATGGATGAATCTTTCAGGGATAATGTGAAGCTTGGAAACAACTCCAGTCTTCGTGTCATGGGAAAAGGCAACATAAGGATTGAAGTCAATGGAGTGAAGCACTGTATAACTGAGGTATTTTATGTTCCTGAGTTAAAAAGCAATATGATCAGTCTTGGTCAGTTGCAAGAAAAAGGAATTGTCATTTTGATTCAAAAGAACTCTTGTCAGATTCATCATCCTGACAAGGGTTTGATCATTCAAGCTGATATGACTTCCAACCGCATGTTTTTACTCAAAACTGAATCAGCAGCTGAGAAGCAAATGTGTTTCAAATCCACAATAGAAGAGGACACGTGGTTGTGGCACTTCAGATTTGGACATCTAAATTTCAATGGTCTTAAAGCactccaacaaaaaaaatatggtgAAAGGTCTTCCTCTGCTGCAAGTTCCTTCAAGAGTTTGTGAAGAATGTATGGTGGGAAAGCAACATCGTGAGCCATTTCCTAAGGAGAGCAATTGGAGAGCCACACGAATACTTGAATTGGTGCATTCTGACATATGTGGACCTGTCAACCCAATCTCCAACAGCAACAAAAGGTATTTCATAACCTTTACTGATGATTTTAGTAGGAAAACATGGATATATTTCCTTACTGAGAAGTCTGAAGCTCTAGTAGTTTT
Above is a window of Prunus persica cultivar Lovell chromosome G2, Prunus_persica_NCBIv2, whole genome shotgun sequence DNA encoding:
- the LOC18786488 gene encoding NADH dehydrogenase [ubiquinone] 1 alpha subcomplex subunit 6; translated protein: MSFIQRAVKVPPNSVSLEEARHRVFDFFRAACRSIPTIMEIYNLDDVVAPSHLRSVVASEIRKNSSVTNPKVIDMLLFKAMEELNNITEHAKQRHHIIGQYVVGHQGLVQDLGTKDQGASGFLKDFYKSNYF